A single genomic interval of Brassica oleracea mitochondrion, complete genome harbors:
- the orf115b gene encoding orf115b, whose amino-acid sequence MCSIFWPCTSHLMDHGLNGHCLKRLCPGDRRPPPTRYISRLWAAITIQEDTRNWKDKQTHPVDCRATSSTTQERDSLKSQGRGWPRGPTWRLGISAGVPRKVATSRPADRRKRIN is encoded by the coding sequence ATGTGTTCAATTTTCTGGCCTTGCACCTCCCATCTAATGGACCATGGACTAAACGGCCACTGCCTGAAACGACTATGTCCAGGGGACCGCCGCCCCCCCCCCACAAGGTACATCTCGCGCCTATGGGCCGCTATAACTATCCAAGAAGACACTCGAAACTGGAAGGATAAACAAACCCACCCGGTGGACTGCCGAGCTACAAGTTCCACGACTCAGGAGCGGGATTCTCTAAAAAGCCAAGGTCGCGGGTGGCCAAGAGGGCCCACTTGGAGACTTGGGATCTCAGCAGGCGTTCCTCGGAAGGTTGCAACAAGCCGGCCGGCCGATAGGCGAAAGAGAATCAACTAG
- the matR gene encoding matR, with the protein MKKEGLKFRPLTVVLPIEKIMKEAIRMVLESIYDPEFPDTSHFRSGQGCHSVLRRIKEEWGISRWFLEFDIRKCFHTIDRHRLIQILKEEIDDPKFFYSIHKVFSAGRLVGVERGPYSVPHSVLLSALPGNIYLHKLDQEIGRIRQKYEIPIVQRVRSVLLRTGRRIDDQENPGEEASFNAPQDNRAIIVGSVKSMQRKAAFHSLVSSWHTPPTSTLRLRGDQKRPFVFPPSSALAVFLNKPSSLLCAAFLIEAAGLTPKAEFYGGERCNNNWAMRDLLKYCKRKGLLIELGGEAILVIRSERGLARKQAPLKTHYLIRICYARYADDLLLGIVGAVELLIEIQKRIAHFLQSGLNLWVGSAGSTTIAARSTVEFLGTVIREVPPRTTPIQFLRELEKRLRVKHRIHITACHLRSAIHSKFRNLGDSIPIKQLTKGMSKTGSLQDGVQLAETLGTAGVRSPQVSVLWGTVKHIRQGVPRGISFLHSSGRSNASSDVQQVVSRSGTHARKLSLYTPPGRKAAGEGGGHWAGSISSEFPVKIEAPIKKILRRLRDRGIISRRRPWPIHVACLTNVSDEDIVNWSAGIAISPLSYYRCRDNLYQVRTIVDHQIRWSAIFTLAHKHKSSARNIIPKYSKDSNIVNQEGGKILAEFPNSIELGKLGPGQDLNKKEHSTTSLV; encoded by the coding sequence AGAAAGAAAGAAGGGTTGAAGTTTAGACCGCTCACAGTAGTTCTACCTATAGAAAAGATCATGAAAGAGGCGATCAGAATGGTACTCGAATCCATTTACGATCCCGAGTTTCCAGACACATCGCATTTCCGCTCGGGTCAAGGCTGCCACTCGGTCCTAAGACGGATCAAAGAAGAGTGGGGAATCTCTCGCTGGTTTTTAGAATTCGACATCAGGAAGTGTTTTCACACCATCGATCGACATCGACTCATCCAAATTTTGAAGGAAGAGATCGACGATCCCAAGTTCTTTTACTCCATTCATAAAGTCTTTTCCGCCGGACGACTCGTAGGAGTTGAGAGGGGCCCTTACTCCGTCCCACACAGTGTACTACTATCGGCCCTACCAGGCAACATCTACCTACACAAGCTCGATCAGGAGATAGGGAGGATCCGACAGAAGTATGAAATTCCGATTGTTCAGAGAGTCAGATCGGTTCTATTAAGGACAGGTCGTCGTATTGATGACCAAGAAAACCCTGGAGAAGAAGCAAGCTTCAACGCTCCCCAAGACAACAGAGCCATCATTGTGGGGAGCGTTAAGAGCATGCAACGCAAAGCGGCCTTTCATTCCCTTGTTTCGTCGTGGCACACCCCCCCCACAAGCACCCTCCGGCTCAGGGGGGACCAGAAAAGGCCTTTCGTTTTCCCCCCTTCGTCGGCCCTTGCCGTCTTCCTTAACAAGCCCTCGAGCCTTCTTTGCGCCGCCTTCCTCATAGAAGCCGCCGGGTTGACCCCGAAGGCCGAATTCTATGGTGGAGAACGCTGTAATAATAATTGGGCCATGAGAGACCTTCTTAAGTATTGCAAAAGAAAGGGCCTGCTGATAGAGCTGGGCGGGGAGGCGATACTAGTTATCAGGTCAGAGAGAGGCCTGGCCCGTAAGCAGGCCCCCTTAAAAACCCATTACTTAATAAGGATTTGTTACGCGCGATATGCCGACGACTTACTACTGGGAATCGTGGGTGCCGTAGAGCTTCTCATAGAAATACAAAAACGTATCGCCCATTTCCTACAATCCGGCCTGAACCTTTGGGTAGGCTCCGCAGGATCAACAACAATAGCTGCACGGAGTACGGTAGAATTCCTCGGTACGGTCATTCGGGAAGTCCCTCCGAGGACGACTCCCATACAATTTTTGCGAGAGCTGGAAAAGCGTCTACGGGTAAAGCACCGTATCCATATAACTGCTTGCCACCTACGCTCCGCCATCCATTCAAAGTTTAGGAATCTAGGTGATAGTATCCCGATCAAACAGCTGACGAAGGGGATGAGCAAAACAGGGAGTCTACAGGACGGGGTTCAACTAGCGGAGACTCTTGGAACAGCTGGAGTCAGAAGTCCCCAAGTTAGCGTATTATGGGGGACCGTCAAGCACATCCGGCAAGGCGTTCCTCGGGGGATCTCGTTCTTGCATAGCTCAGGTCGGAGCAACGCGTCATCGGACGTTCAACAGGTAGTCTCACGATCGGGCACTCATGCCCGTAAGTTGTCATTGTATACTCCCCCGGGTCGGAAGGCGGCGGGGGAGGGAGGAGGACACTGGGCGGGATCTATCAGCAGCGAATTCCCCGTAAAGATAGAGGCACCTATAAAAAAGATACTCCGAAGGCTTCGGGATCGAGGTATCATTAGCCGAAGAAGACCCTGGCCAATCCACGTGGCCTGCTTGACGAACGTCAGCGACGAAGACATCGTAAATTGGTCCGCGGGCATCGCGATAAGTCCTCTGTCCTACTACAGGTGCCGCGACAACCTTTACCAAGTCCGAACGATTGTCGACCACCAGATTCGCTGGTCTGCAATATTCACCCTAGCCCACAAGCACAAATCCTCGGCGCGGAATATAATCCCCAAGTACTCCAAAGACTCAAATATTGTAAATCAAGAAGGTGGTAAGATCCTTGCAGAGTTCCCCAACAGCATAGAGCTTGGGAAGCTCGGACCCGGTCAAGACCTGAACAAGAAGGAACACTCAACTACTAGTCTAGTCTAG
- the orf159 gene encoding orf159: protein MVASDSRPMRLRLRAELFLASFAVREESIRSEEGGGAYISKYIKGILKSRLSRREQSRWNIIDDTTSMAFFEEFSSLNPVFHTFLFYGRLPSPFSRVRNTSPHLSIHKKALPRGERKLQDEYALDSRIHSRPDPLWNFRNLQKHSRKGLVMIFSKITRC from the coding sequence ATGGTAGCTTCTGATTCACGGCCAATGAGACTCCGCTTGCGAGCTGAACTCTTTTTGGCATCATTCGCAGTGAGAGAAGAGAGCATACGCAGTGAAGAAGGGGGTGGAGCTTATATTTCAAAGTATATTAAAGGTATTCTAAAATCAAGATTATCCCGACGTGAGCAGTCACGCTGGAATATAATAGATGATACAACTTCTATGGCTTTCTTTGAAGAATTTTCGTCTCTTAATCCAGTTTTTCATACTTTCTTATTTTACGGGAGGCTACCCTCTCCTTTTAGTCGAGTAAGAAATACCTCTCCTCATCTCTCTATCCATAAAAAAGCCCTTCCCAGAGGAGAGCGGAAGCTCCAGGATGAGTATGCCCTGGATTCCCGGATTCATTCTCGTCCTGATCCACTCTGGAATTTTCGGAATCTACAAAAACATTCTAGGAAAGGGCTCGTAATGATCTTCTCAAAGATCACAAGGTGCTGA
- the orf161 gene encoding orf161, with protein sequence MQNSPYINITKPIYEWILPFFSSAIFHGVAEARKSANAIRRITSDQGVDLFRTSDIQEEAIRYFSNLFQFSPVNHTRASISSLRSFIDFRCSNEMQANLLQQVTTEEIPNCLFSMPLDKSPGSDGFPADFYRLTWDIVGPDFVVQTKRKNANQILVIKGPI encoded by the coding sequence ATGCAAAATAGCCCTTATATAAATATAACCAAGCCGATCTACGAGTGGATATTGCCTTTTTTTTCATCGGCGATCTTTCATGGAGTTGCCGAAGCCAGAAAATCTGCTAATGCAATCCGCAGAATTACATCAGATCAAGGTGTGGATCTATTTCGAACAAGTGATATCCAAGAAGAAGCCATTCGTTACTTCTCCAACCTGTTTCAGTTTTCACCGGTGAACCACACTCGAGCCTCTATCTCATCCCTTCGCTCTTTTATCGACTTCAGATGCTCCAACGAGATGCAAGCGAATCTTCTGCAACAGGTTACTACGGAGGAGATTCCAAATTGTCTTTTCAGCATGCCGCTCGACAAATCCCCTGGCTCGGATGGTTTTCCAGCTGACTTTTACAGATTAACTTGGGATATTGTTGGCCCGGACTTTGTTGTTCAAACTAAAAGAAAGAACGCTAATCAAATTCTTGTTATTAAAGGTCCGATCTGA
- the orf125 gene encoding orf125, giving the protein MNHSSFDWIIPIGLSAIASNVPAPPNSRSHVRRGISYLTKKVRSDLTLGRGISYSEREATISYSATSHPTGWHFSFLALSFLSLSVVDGLKGFAYALALSFTFLTFLVPTNTNEFGRESSSIRRW; this is encoded by the coding sequence ATGAATCATTCTTCCTTCGATTGGATAATTCCCATTGGATTGTCAGCTATTGCATCAAATGTTCCAGCTCCGCCCAATTCTCGAAGTCATGTTAGGAGAGGTATTTCTTACTTGACTAAAAAGGTACGGAGTGACTTGACCCTTGGGAGAGGTATTTCTTACTCGGAGAGGGAGGCCACTATCAGCTACTCTGCAACTTCTCATCCCACGGGTTGGCATTTCTCTTTTCTTGCTCTTTCTTTTCTTTCTCTTTCGGTAGTGGACGGGCTAAAGGGATTTGCTTACGCGCTAGCGCTTTCGTTCACTTTTCTCACATTTCTAGTACCAACTAATACTAATGAATTCGGGCGAGAGTCTTCAAGTATAAGGAGATGGTAA
- the orf119 gene encoding orf119 — protein sequence MFGGAEKTSPRTFNQTQPFDRLVGSRHSFSFDLKSATDRWPLVFLFEVVQYLFDRYFASSVVNSAFACNIFEVPFVKLKRRFSQVCFVAGQPLGISRFLAYFRAITPYISVVVCETGAS from the coding sequence ATGTTTGGGGGGGCGGAGAAGACGTCTCCCCGGACTTTTAACCAAACACAGCCTTTTGATCGACTGGTTGGCAGTAGGCACTCTTTCTCCTTTGACTTAAAGTCGGCCACTGATCGTTGGCCTTTAGTCTTTCTGTTTGAGGTGGTGCAGTACCTATTTGACCGCTACTTTGCCTCAAGTGTGGTTAATTCTGCATTTGCATGCAATATCTTTGAGGTGCCTTTTGTTAAACTTAAACGAAGGTTCTCTCAAGTATGCTTTGTGGCAGGGCAGCCATTGGGGATATCACGGTTCTTGGCCTACTTTCGCGCTATCACACCATATATTAGTGTGGTGGTGTGCGAAACAGGTGCATCCTGA
- the rps7 gene encoding rps7: MGGLDGEQKLLIKKLVNFRMKEGKRTRVRAIVYQTFHRPARTERDVIKLMVDAVENIKPICEVAKVGVAGTIYDVPGIVARDRQQTLAIRWILEAAFKRRISYRISLEKCSFAEILDAYQKRGSARRKRENLHGLASTNRSFAHFRWW, encoded by the coding sequence ATGGGGGGCTTGGATGGTGAGCAAAAACTATTGATCAAGAAGTTGGTCAATTTTCGCATGAAAGAAGGTAAAAGAACGAGAGTTCGTGCTATTGTTTATCAAACTTTTCATCGCCCAGCTCGAACTGAACGCGATGTAATCAAACTTATGGTTGACGCCGTAGAGAATATAAAGCCCATATGCGAAGTAGCAAAAGTAGGAGTAGCGGGTACTATTTATGATGTCCCTGGGATTGTAGCCAGGGATCGTCAACAAACCTTAGCTATTCGTTGGATCCTTGAAGCAGCTTTCAAACGACGTATAAGCTACAGGATAAGCTTAGAGAAATGTTCATTTGCTGAGATACTGGATGCTTACCAAAAGAGGGGAAGTGCACGTAGGAAAAGGGAGAATCTTCATGGACTGGCTTCCACCAATCGAAGTTTCGCGCATTTCAGATGGTGGTAA
- the orf132 gene encoding orf132 has product MRKTEIPLRRKQHHVKRRWCHSQDHKPSSPSFQRATKTHLLLRLPCPCPCSLPMVSSELLGVSAMVLHHPSNVISSNHALEPVYFWGTPLVLKGISSWTWLVTLSTSLDMWHEDIYPMAFAHDAQGTTSSYH; this is encoded by the coding sequence ATGAGGAAAACGGAAATTCCTCTTCGCAGAAAACAACATCACGTGAAAAGGAGATGGTGCCACTCTCAAGATCATAAACCCTCCAGCCCTTCTTTCCAGAGGGCGACGAAAACGCATCTTTTGCTTCGACTCCCTTGCCCCTGTCCTTGCAGCCTGCCTATGGTCAGCTCAGAACTTTTGGGTGTCTCTGCTATGGTTCTACATCATCCAAGCAACGTCATAAGTTCCAACCACGCTCTAGAGCCTGTGTATTTCTGGGGTACCCCTCTGGTGTTAAAGGGTATAAGCTCATGGACTTGGCTAGTCACACTATCTACATCTCTAGACATGTGGCATGAAGACATCTACCCAATGGCTTTTGCTCATGATGCTCAAGGTACTACTTCTTCATACCATTAG
- the orf122 gene encoding orf122, with amino-acid sequence MLASKPSSVPMTPNLKLSNTDGDLLPDREAYRSLVGRLMYLCITRPDITFAVNKLCQFSSAPRTTHLKAVHKVLQYLKGTIGQGLLYSADADLTLTVLMLTGHHVRIVGGPLLVLLCFLVPL; translated from the coding sequence ATGCTTGCTTCTAAGCCCTCCAGTGTTCCAATGACTCCAAATCTGAAGCTCTCTAATACTGATGGTGATCTGCTTCCAGATAGAGAGGCTTATAGGAGTTTAGTTGGCCGGTTGATGTATCTCTGCATCACCAGACCAGACATCACCTTTGCTGTGAATAAGTTGTGCCAGTTTTCCTCTGCTCCTCGCACAACACATCTCAAGGCTGTTCACAAGGTACTTCAGTATTTGAAGGGGACTATTGGCCAAGGTCTCTTATATTCAGCTGATGCAGACCTTACCCTCACTGTGCTGATGCTGACTGGGCATCATGTCAGGATAGTCGGAGGTCCACTACTGGTTTTGCTATGTTTCTTGGTTCCTCTTTGA